CTTTAAAACCTCACTGACacatgtgtcacacacacaggcaggtcTCTCTCTGGAGAAAGACACATCACAACCCCACaggtgagaagaaaaaaattatttcaccATTTggcaaaactgttttatttctgAAAAGTGTGCTATTCTGTTCCAAGATTTCTATATTTGATTAAATAATACTTTACTCTTGTCACCAAAGGTGGGGAAAAGGGATCTACATTCAAATCCTTAAATCAACATTAAACAGCCATGTGGGTTCTTGAGAAGATCAGGGAGAGCATGGAGAGCCTTCCTCAGGAGTTGAGTCGTTACATTGGAAATAATGAGGAGGATACACTTTTCCCTTCAAAGGCTAGTCTCTCAAGGAATCTGCACAACAATGTCCTAACCCCAGACATGATCCCAGAGTTCTGTCTGCCTCCACGGCTTTGCAGGCAAAGCCCACTGCTAGAAGCTGAGGAAAAGCCACTGTTTGTATTCGGTCAGAACGAGATTCCTAAGAATAGGCAAATTTCAGACACTCCTCATGTAAAGACAAAGGATGTGAAGACAAAAAATGGTGACACATCAGTGGCTTGGAAAGCTACAAAGAAGCCTTTGCCATTCTCTGCAGAGAGCTACGGCCTGGGTGGAATTTATGAGAGCCCCAACACTCGGAGGAAAGAGTCTTTGTTCCACTCAAAACGCCCTGTTTACCTGCTTGATAGAAATATGCCTACTGCAGCACCAAGGCTGGCAAAAGAGACAAATCTTCCCAAGAAAACTTTATCTGGATTCCTTCCGGTGTTTTTATGCAAGAGTATGTCTGAGACAGAAAGCGAGACACCTTCTTCCAGTGACTCTTCTCCCCTCAGTTCACCTTATTGTGTCAAATCCTCCCTTTATGTCTCATCAAGCAGTGGCCGCCTTAAAGGTACAGTATCTTGCCCTTCATTAATTGACAGTAAGGCGGGCAGGAGGAAGTGGAAGAGGGGGGATTTAACAGCCTCACTCAGCAGCCCATCAAGCTTAGAGGAAAACTCAGCCAACCTAACTCCACCAACCCTCCTCCCGATGGATGCTCTGCAGTGCCAGGAAAGACTTCAGCGGGAGCATGTCCTCCCATTGCAGGGCCATGGCAGAGTGCGCCTTTCCGCTGAGCACACCAAATTCTCTGGCAGGACGTCATCATCCTTATCCACAGTCCGAGTACGTGTGGTGTCTGTGGAAGGCCTGTGGAGTGATACTGACCGACAGACACTGAACTGTGCAGTGAGTCTGTGTCTGACTCCCGGGAAGCTGCAACAGCAGGAGAGTGCCACCATCAGGAACTGCCGGAGCCCAGTTTTCAATGAAGATTTCTACTTCACAGAGCTGAGTCAGAAAGATCTAATGGAAATGCAGCTTAGGTTGAAAATAGTGCATAAAGCTGCAGCTGGAACTCTGAGGAGGGGGAAAGTGATTGGAGTGATCACCAAACCTCTGTCTCAGctgcttattttaaataaacaggcagaaaaatagttttttgcaTCACTTAAAGCCAGCATGAAAACTGCATGTGTTGTATATTACATGTGATAAAATTATGATGTcttaaaactgttaaaatgtataaaaaggaaaatgttaaaaaggGAGGCAACCAGTGAGAAAATATGTTAGTTAGCAATGAGCTCTTGAGCATAGTAAGGCATGTAGCTGCTAAAGAAGCAGATATTTCTCTCAGCAGAGCTTTAAGTTTAGAGCACACTTACTTTCATCAGATGGTCACAATATGTGCCTACACTGAATGTTAATGTTGCTGTTTAAGATATACAAATAGGCAGCTGTTTGGTAATGTTCAACATAAAACTGTCAGCTCTTCTGTTTCTCTGCTGAACTAAAGAAAGACTAAAAACTAAGAAACATAGacaataaaactcagaagcactaGGAAATACCGTAAACAAAGATTTACATATAGAACCCGAATATAATACACCTCTGATACTCAAGAGTACATCATAAAGTCCAGAACCACTCAAAACCATAACAATATGTGTGGCAGCTGGATAGTGTAGTGGTAAGACTACACACCTTTGCAGTGGGAGTCGTAAGTTCCGGTATCCAGTAACATGAGTAGTATGGCTAGATCCCCATGCTAAAACCAAGCCCTGGAGTGGCAAGGCCACGTCTGCAGCCTGTCTGTAGCGCGGACACAAGCATTTCACTACATGTTGTACTCTGTAtgattgtgtatgtgacaaataaaggttgTTTGTTAATATCTATTGGAATTACCCAATACAAGTTAATACTATGAAACTCATTGTCCTTAATTTCAGAAACAGCAATAAAGACTGAAGCAGCAGTTGCCTGAGCTCATATAATAGCAACTAAACGTTATTGCAAGCATTCATTTGGAGTGGTATCAGTTTTATCCAAAAGCTCAACAACACCAACATGAAACAGCATTAGACTTTGTTGCATGTTGGAGTCAGCGAGACTGTGAGATAAGTGAAGCATTTTGAGGAAGCCAGGGAATTTCAGGCTTATGACATAGCGTTTCAAAATACCACACTGACACTCTTTCTTAAAATCTAGCACATATGTCTCAGTGGATTTTAATGCTTTTAAACACACTACTATCATGACTACACAACTAAGGTAATGGTATTATAGTTGTATAAGCACAGAGGAGTTTGGACACATTTAAACTTTTCAATTATCAAAATAATGACATTATATGTCATTATTCTGGTGTGCTGGGATGATCCTCTGATGTGCCTAGGTCAGGTTAACAGGTTAATTTCAGAGCTAGGTGCTTTGTTCTTGTAGAGGAGTCTGTCTGTGTAGCAGAACGTAGGCAAGAAGATGTAATGGGTGTGATGTAATCCATCCTTCCATTCATCCACTGTCTTGCGCTTATCCAAATCAGGGTTGCAAGTGGTAAACCCTACACAGGTTGCTACTTTGTGGCAAggctaacacagacagacaaccatttacaCTCACATTTACACTTATTAGAACCATTTCAGGCTCACGCGTTAACCTCATCCCGTGTATGTCTTTGAATTGTGTAAGGAAGCCTAAATACCTGGAAAAAACCTCTAAGCATCCCATGGAAAGGCTTGGATTGGTTGGATTCAGACTCCAGGACCTTCTAGGTGTAAGGCAACTGTGCTGTGCAGCTCAGGGCAGTGACTACGCTACTCATAGCCAATTTCCCAAGTATGGGTGTAGTTTATTATTATCCCATTAAATAACGGCTTTGACATTTCTTAGTACTGTTTCCTGAAGTAGCTGTTACAGGTGACGTCAAGCACCGCCCACCCCCGGAAGACGTCCTAATCTGACGCTGAACCTGAACGAGTCCTCATCGGGATGTAAACATGGTGATAGACAGATGAGAGAAACGCCACAATGGTCTTCGAAAGCGTGGttgtagatgtcctcaaccgATTTTTAGGGGACTACGTTGTCAACCTTGACAGCTCGCAGCTAAAGCTCGGCATATGGGGAGGTAACTGAACTTGTGTTTGTCATTTTACTTGGTTAGCTCGCTCTCTAAGCTAGCTAGCTAAATGCTAACGTACGCTAGCCACCAGGCGTATGACACTAACAGCTGAGGAAGCTGTTAGTGTCACTTTATGCGTCCCCAAACCAGTTTAAACTGTTCACCGTGAACGAGACAGTGCAGTCAAATGTTGACAGCGAGATATATTGAAACACAGCGTTATTTCTGATTGCTCCAGTTATCTTTTGTTATCTTGTTTGCTCCCGCAAGTCTGTTTGAGCACTGCATGCATGCGAGCGTCTGGGAATCATGCATTTCGAGGTCACACCCTTTTACACAGCCAGGTTATGACTCGGTACTGTGCTTCATACTAAGTAACCACTCGTTCCAAGAAATCTTTGGCACTGTACACAAATATGAGTATTTGAAAATTGGCTTTAGCCGCTGAACCTGGATCAATTTTTAAAACTAGTAACTAAGTCAAACCATTAAGTACTTTGTTTTACCAAACTTTATCTTAATACCAGCTTCTCTAATCAACAAATGTATAAAAACGAGTTGTCTTTCATAGACTGTTTTACATGAGTAGTATGTCTATGAATAATGTGTTACGATTGATTTGAATTATTGGAGCTCTATGGTGCGAGTTGCATTAAGTCAAAAGTCCTGAAACCTCTTTAATTAGATTGAGTTTCTATATGAGCTACACTTTACCCAAATGGTAAGCCATAATGCTGTTACCATAGTAACAACGTTTTCCTGGCCCTCTAGGTGATGCTGTGCTTAATAATCTTGAAATAAAGGAAAATGCCTTGGTAAGTTGCAGTTAAGTGTGTGAGTAAACAGCATTAGTCATTACATCCTGACATTCACagatatgtgtttatttattattcatcgTGCTTTGTTGCAGAGCCAACTTGATATTCCTTTTAAAGTGAAGGCTGGTCATATAGGTAAGACTTACTCTTACTCTGGCTCTTACTGACCATAATTGTTTAGTTTAGTACCTTTGTACAGAAGAACCTTTTCTTACTTGGTTGTTTTTGTGATTAGGGCGTCTCCAACTGAAGATACCATGGAAGAACCTATACACACAATCCGTGGAGGCCACGTTGGATGGTGTCTACCTGCTTATAGTTCCCACAGCAAGTAAGATGATTTCatatgtgcatcaaaataaacaaatttgATCCAAGTATTCACAGTAGACATTACAGTgtataaaatgaatgaaataccACATTTAGTAGACACACAGTAGCTGAATATTGTTGGACATCTTTGATAAGTTGAGTAAGCCACTTGTGTTAATATGTTTTAAAGAttcaaaaatacattaaaataatttaattctattaaagtaaaagtatttatcaaatataataatacagaaAGATGCACATTTTTTCTGGTGCTATTTCTTTCAGGCATAAAGTATGATGCGGAAAAGGAGGAGAAGCAGCTTCAGGAGGCTCGCCAGAGGGAACTACAGCGGATAGAGCAGACAAAGCTGAAGGCTGCTGAGCAAGGTCAGGGTGCatctttatgttattttttttaagctttttttgtAAACATGTTACTATAGCAAAGCTCCTGAGTGTGTATCTGTTTGTATGGCAATGTTCCCTGTAGGTTTTGTATGAAAACAGCCTTTGTCATGGTCAACAGGTtcttagagaaaaaaaacaacaaatgttgATATTTCCTGTTGGCTCTcatctgctgctctctggctgTGTAAACATAAGTCATGCGCTCCAGTGCGTGAGCCAGTGGGCAGTAGAACATTTGGTGTTAATTTTGCATAGACAAACAAGCAATATCAAAATTTATAAAATATGCCATAtagtcacacacacagatttaatGTCATATGGTCATGGTTTGTATGGCTGTGAGTTCCTGTGCAGCCAGCGTTTTTCACGCTTTTTCTGTTATGTGTGGTTTAGCACTTGAGTATCACACCACTTCAGCAGTTGTCTTTCCTTCTAGTGGTAGACTGCTGTGTTGCTGTATTTTGGGACAGCCTGGTTTTGTCACTTCAACAATATACGCTTGCCATTAGCTAGAAAAAATCTATCCTTGATAattgacttaataattgaccactCATCTTGGACATGAATATCAGGGTATATTTGGGCTCTTAATGATGTCTTTGAACTGGTATTTTTCCAGGTTTGTACAACATACATCTTTGAtgagtttaaaaagaaatggcATTCATTCCATGCCTATGATGAGTGTGTAAACTCCTCACCACAAGTGTATGTGCCTATCTACAAGCTATTCTTTTTATAAGACTATGTCCTCTTTCAAGGTGAAAAGTGTTGTATCTTAATTTCTTAATTTACAGCATGTAGGTGAAAATACAGTCTAGGTTTGTATTGTATttctaaatttaaataaaaatgtgtactattttttttttcttttttaaaacgtTTTAAGATGCAGCTTTATTAACAGCAATGTGATTCACTGACATTCTTATGTAAGCTAATATTTGCTTACGTGCTAAAAAAGGAAAGGTCAGAAATAATCA
This region of Pelmatolapia mariae isolate MD_Pm_ZW linkage group LG12, Pm_UMD_F_2, whole genome shotgun sequence genomic DNA includes:
- the LOC134638293 gene encoding C2 calcium-dependent domain-containing protein 4C, which produces MWVLEKIRESMESLPQELSRYIGNNEEDTLFPSKASLSRNLHNNVLTPDMIPEFCLPPRLCRQSPLLEAEEKPLFVFGQNEIPKNRQISDTPHVKTKDVKTKNGDTSVAWKATKKPLPFSAESYGLGGIYESPNTRRKESLFHSKRPVYLLDRNMPTAAPRLAKETNLPKKTLSGFLPVFLCKSMSETESETPSSSDSSPLSSPYCVKSSLYVSSSSGRLKGTVSCPSLIDSKAGRRKWKRGDLTASLSSPSSLEENSANLTPPTLLPMDALQCQERLQREHVLPLQGHGRVRLSAEHTKFSGRTSSSLSTVRVRVVSVEGLWSDTDRQTLNCAVSLCLTPGKLQQQESATIRNCRSPVFNEDFYFTELSQKDLMEMQLRLKIVHKAAAGTLRRGKVIGVITKPLSQLLILNKQAEK